In the genome of Quercus robur chromosome 3, dhQueRobu3.1, whole genome shotgun sequence, one region contains:
- the LOC126719848 gene encoding uncharacterized protein LOC126719848 encodes MSIIVWNCRGLGNPRTGTKLEVVIRAKDPSILGGGLALFWRNSVDLHVDYCSPNHIDSIINKGKEEAWRFTGFYGEPVTHKRIDSWNKLRQLHRKYNIPWLCAGDFNEIMRSSEKLGGSSRNQSQMQLFRDVADECGFIDLGFSGPWYTWQKHFSAGHSLWERLDRALATNDWLLRFAEVVEASWEERGVDDPATKVIRKIERCGRELKRWERDHFGNIRNTLKKKRKELTEAKKEAMCTGQNFKIQRLKHEITELMDKENRLWLQRSKVLWATQSDRNSKYFYSRATQRRRKNTIQKLRSTNGQWSSSNDEVTEILIGYFQDLYTSANQVSCDAATESIEKVINSNLNNQLAQEFTTWEVQKAIKEMAPLKAPGPDGMPPLFYQHYWGTIGNDVTQSVLHFLNSACLPDNLNHTFITLIPKINSPEYASDFRPISLCNVLYKIFSKVLANRIKKILPMIISEHQSAFTKSRLISDNILVAFESLHSMQKHVGKEDYMAIKLDMSKAFDKVEWSYLESVMRRVGFTERWIKLMMLCVKTVSYSILVSGEPKGMIKPTRGIRQGDPLSPFLFLLCTEGLNDLITKAEEKGDIKGYALCRNSPRLTHLFFADDSLLFCRATIQECQQVLDILELYGRCSGQQINKAKTTIFFSRSTSEEVKNQIKSALEVPEILQYEKYLGLPSLVGKNKKASFNYIKERVWKKLQGWKEKLLSQAGREILIKAVVQAIPTYTMSCFKLPLGLCGDIESLIRKFWWGQKGDRRKVHWVKWVTLCKPKLEGGMGFKDLANFNDALLAKQAWRLLHQKNSLLYRVFKARFFPNCSILEASYSSSGSYAWHSILKGRDLLLKGARWRVGCGDAISVWNDAWLPSKTHPRIESQVVSGFEEMKVSALIDPITKKWDHNMLNGLFTPLETELILSIPLCQNTVEDTVVWPFTPSGTYTVRSGTRFLTADHAPIPQDVPVQPDKEVWKLIWSLNVQNKVRNFLWRTCHNALPVKQNLKRRHIINEDVCELCKQETESVFHALWSCTQLTQVWGSLSTFSFRQIKVFSSIQEVLLYTDKEKKNPELLASVMWTIWHRRNQVRTSPKDFPLAQVAPTATQALEVFQQANLDAAALYRDPHRSRDCWSPPADGEIKINFDGAQFRDMGKAGLGVVIRNSRGQALASLSEQANLPYSSDITEALAAARAISFARGLGFTSFILEGDSANIIKTLKSEEASLSSFGHILSSAKSMMADGNIRFSHVGRMGNMVAHKLAQHARHVRGFLVWTENVPPHLSHVLGADHG; translated from the exons ATGAGCATCATTGTCTGGAACTGCCGCGGGCTTGGGAACCCGCGGACAGGAACAAAGCTTGAAGTAGTGATTCGAGCAAAAGACCCCTCCATCCT AGGTGGAGGTCTAGCACTCTTTTGGCGAAACTCAGTAGACTTGCATGTCGATTATTGCTCGCCAAATCATATAGATTCCATCATCAACAAAGGGAAGGAGGAAGCATGGCGTTTCACAGGCTTTTATGGTGAACCAGTGACGCATAAACGGATTGATTCGTGGAACAAGCTTCGACAACTTCACAGAAAGTATAATATCCCTTGGCTGTGCGCCGGGGATTTCAATGAGATCATGAGAAGCTCTGAAAAATTGGGAGGAAGCAGCAGGAACCAATCACAGATGCAACTATTTCGAGATGTAGCAGATGAGTGTGGCTTTATTGACCTTGGTTTTTCAGGGCCTTGGTACACATGGCAAAAACATTTTTCAGCAGGTCATTCATTATGGGAAAGACTTGATCGGGCCTTGGCTACTAACGATTGGCTTTTAAGATTTGCAG AAGTTGTAGAAGCCAGTTGGGAAGAAAGGGGAGTGGATGATCCAGCAACAAAAGTCATTAGAAAAATTGAAAGGTGTGGCCGAGAACTAAAAAGATGGGAAAGGGACCACTTCGGCAACATTAGAAATACcttgaagaaaaagaggaaagagcTGACTGAAGCTAAGAAGGAGGCGATGTGCACTGGACAAAACTTCAAAATTCAGAGATTAAAGCATGAGATTACAGAATTGATGGACAAGGAAAATAGGCTATGGCTCCAAAGATCAAAGGTGCTATGGGCTACTCAGAGTGACCGAAACTCAAAGTATTTTTACAGCCGGGCTACCCAACGAAGGCGGAAAAATACCATCCAGAAGCTTCGGTCCACTAATGGGCAATGGAGTTCAAGCAATGATGAGGTAACCGAGATACTCATTGGCTATTTCCAAGACTTATACACATCTGCAAATCAGGTTTCATGTGATGCAGCCACAGAGTCTATTGAGAAGGTGATCAATTCAAACTTGAACAATCAGTTGGCGCAAGAATTTACTACATGGGAAGTTCAGAAAGCAATTAAAGAAATGGCACCTCTCAAAGCCCCTGGCCCAGACGGAATGCCTCCTTTGTTTTACCAACACTACTGGGGTACAATTGGTAATGACGTTACTCAATCTGTATTACATTTTCTTAATTCTGCTTGCCTTCCTGATAATCTCAACCACACTTTTATTACACTCATCCCAAAAATTAACTCCCCTGAATATGCTTCTGATTTTAGACCCATCAGCCTTTGTAatgttttatacaaaatattttcaaaggtATTGGCaaatagaataaagaaaattctcCCAATGATCATCTCTGAGCATCAAAGTGCTTTTACAAAAAGCAGATTAATTTCTGATAATATTCTAGTTGCTTTTGAATCTCTCCATAGTATGCAGAAGCATGTGGGCAAGGAAGACTATATGGCTATCAAATTAGACATGAGCAAAGCATTTGACAAGGTGGAATGGTCGTACCTTGAATCAGTCATGAGAAGAGTGGGATTTACTGAAAGATGGATTAAACTTATGATGCTTTGTGTCAAGACGGTCTCTTATTCCATCTTGGTGAGTGGAGAGCCAAAAGGGATGATAAAACCTACTCGTGGTATCCGTCAAGGAGATCCACTGTCACCATTCCTTTTTTTGCTATGCACGGAAGGCTTAAACGACCTCATCACTAAGGCGGAGGAGAAAGGTGATATTAAGGGTTATGCCCTATGCAGAAATAGCCCAAGACTAACCCATctcttttttgcagatgatagtctgTTATTTTGTAGGGCAACAATCCAGGAATGCCAACAAGTTCTGGATATACTTGAACTTTATGGAAGATGTTCGGGTCAACAAATCAATAAAGCAAAAACTACCATCTTTTTCAGCAGGTCCACATCCGAGGAAGTCAAAAATCAGATCAAATCTGCCTTGGAAGTACCAGAAATCCTACAATACGAGAAGTATTTGGGATTACCATCTTTGgtgggaaaaaacaaaaaggctagCTTCAACTACATTAAGGAGAGAGTATGGAAAAAACTTCAAGGGTGGAAAGAAAAGCTTTTGTCTCAAGCGGGAAGAGAGATCCTTATCAAGGCTGTGGTTCAAGCAATACCAACCTACACAATGAGTTGCTTCAAGCTTCCTTTAGGACTTTGTGGAGATATTGAGAGTCTCATaagaaagttttggtggggccaaaaaGGTGACAGAAGAAAAGTTCATTGGGTCAAGTGGGTCACCCTTTGCAAACCAAAATTGGAAGGGGGTATGGGTTTCAAAGACTTGGCAAACTTCAATGATGCCCTTTTAGCAAAACAAGCATGgcgattacttcaccaaaaaAACTCTCTTCTTTATAGGGTTTTTAAGGCAAGGTTTTTTCCAAATTGCTCTATCCTAGAAGCTTCCTACTCAAGTTCGGGGTCTTATGCTTGGCATAGCATACTAAAAGGAAGGGATTTATTATTGAAGGGAGCAAGGTGGAGAGTGGGATGTGGAGATGCTATTAGTGTGTGGAACGATGCTTGGTTGCCTTCTAAAACCCATCCGAGAATTGAATCACAAGTGGTAAGTGGTTTTGAGGAGATGAAAGTCTCTGCACTCATAGATCCAATCACAAAGAAATGGGATCATAATATGTTGAATGGACTCTTCACCCCATTGGAAACAGAATTGATTTTAAGTATTCCATTGTGTCAAAATACGGTGGAGGATACAGTTGTGTGGCCGTTCACTCCATCAGGAACTTATACAGTAAGATCGGGTACAAGGTTCCTCACAGCAGACCATGCACCAATCCCACAAGACGTTCCTGTACAGCCAGATAAGGAAGTATGGAAATTAATCTGGAGTCTCAATGTGCAAAACAAAGTCCGAAACTTCCTTTGGAGGACCTGCCATAATGCTTTACCGGTGAAACAAAATCTGAAGCGAAGGCATATCATAAACGAAGATGTCTGCGAACTGTGCAAACAAGAGACCGAATCGGTTTTCCATGCACTCTGGAGCTGCACACAACTTACACAGGTGTGGGGTTCTTTATCAACCTTTTCGTTCAGGCAGATAAAGGTGTTTTCTTCCATACAAGAAGTGCTTCTGTACAcggacaaagaaaagaaaaatccagAACTGTTGGCATCAgtaatgtggactatttggcATCGCAGAAACCAGGTCCGCACCTCTCCAAAGGACTTTCCACTAGCACAGGTCGCCCCAACAGCTACTCAAGCTTTGGAAGTCTTTCAACAAGCTAACTTAGATGCAGCCGCACTCTATAGAGACCCTCATCGTTCGCGGGATTGTTGGTCACCACCGGCAGATGGAGagatcaaaattaattttgatggagcCCAATTCAGAGATATGGGCAAAGCGGGATTGGGTGTTGTTATCCGAAACAGCAGAGGACAAGCTCTGGCTTCTCTCTCGGAGCAAGCAAACCTTCCATACTCTTCAGACATTACAGAAGCTTTGGCTGCTGCCAGAGCTATTTCTTTTGCACGGGGACTCGGCTTCACTTCATTCATTTTAGAGGGAGACTCCgcaaatattattaaaacactAAAGTCTGAAGAAGCATCTCTATCCTCCTTTGGACATATTCTTAGTTCAGCAAAATCCATGATGGCAGATGGCAATATTAGATTCTCTCATGTGGGTCGTATGGGTAATATGGTAGCACATAAACTAGCTCAACATGCTAGACATGTTAGGGGATTTTTGGTATGGACGGAAAATGTCCCTCCACACCTTTCTCATGTACTTGGTGCCGATCACGGCTGA